Proteins from a genomic interval of Gadus morhua chromosome 21, gadMor3.0, whole genome shotgun sequence:
- the LOC115534568 gene encoding 12-(S)-hydroxy-5,8,10,14-eicosatetraenoic acid receptor — protein MTNYNGSMNLDHCNTVNDLTYQVLSWLMVGVFVFGLPLNISVLYIFLFRFKFWKTNSVFLFNIVVADFLLMVCLPAKAYNYQNGLRRSKDRPLCQVMLFMLFINRGASIAFLTTLSIDRYFNVVHLGKRNCVKFLRKSPLISLLIWLLLLPLTIPTMVNSFECCNSYGRDVTDVSHNVTDTFRELVFFTQILIPFVILVYCTVRIVQRLRKKTVGDKTKLRRAVFLVTSVVIVFSVCFLPCTFARAVLLAIRLLDMQKVEPQVAQVYDGLMVLSYIDCLLDPLLYCFCCSGFRDAYMEAFCPAVLMRRMPSFGNSTRTTTTTNSVGRIVNVPLVQK, from the exons ATGACCAACTATAACGGCAGCATGAATTTGGACCACTGCAACACCGTCAACGACCTCACGTACCAGGTCCTGTCCTGGCTTATGGttggagtgtttgtgtttggtctgCCTCTCAACATCTCAGTCCTATACATCTTCCTTTTCAG GTTCAAGTTCTGGAAGACCAACAGCGTGTTCCTCTTCAACATCGTAGTGGCCGACTTCCTGCTCATGGTGTGCCTGCCAGCCAAGGCCTACAACTACCAGAACGGCCTCCGGCGCAGCAAGGATAGGCCCCTATGCCAGGTCATGCTCTTCATGCTCTTCATAAACCGCGGGGCGAGCATCGCCTTCCTCACCACACTGTCCATCGACCGCTACTTCAATGTGGTGCACCTGGGCAAGAGGAACTGCGTCAAATTCCTCCGGAAGTCACCGTTGATTTCGCTGCTCAtttggctcctcctcctgccgctCACCATCCCCACCATGGTCAACAGCTTCGAGTGCTGCAACAGCTATGGGCGCGACGTCACTGACGTCTCCCACAACGTCACAGACACTTTTAGAGAG TTAGTCTTCTTCACCCAGATCCTCATCCCCTTCGTCATCCTGGTGTACTGCACGGTGCGCATCGTCCAGCGGCTGAGGAAGAAGACGGTGGGGGACAAGACCAAGCTGAGGAGGGCGGTGTTCCTGGTCACGTCAGTGGTCATCGTCTTCTCCGTTTGCTTCCTGCCCTGCACCTTCGCGAGGGCAGTACTGCTGGCCATACGTCTGCTGGATATGCAGAAGGTAGAACCCCAGGTGGCGCAGGTCTATGACGGTCTCATGGTCCTGTCCTACATCGACTGTCTGTTGGACCCTCTGCTCTACTGCTTCTGCTGCTCAGGCTTTAGGGACGCCTATATGGAGGCCTTCTGTCCAGCTGTGCTCATGAGGAGAATGCCCTCCTTTGGCAACAGCACGagaaccaccacaacaacaaactcTGTTGGGCGGATTGTCAATGTGCCGCTGGTGCAAAAGTGA